From Anaerotignum faecicola:
TCGGTTTTTGGCAATTTCCACCGAATGAACAGAATCTTAACAAATTTTCTTTTCTGCACTTGTCATTTCGCATGAGTTTTGTAAAATCTTTGTTAAATTCAATTTCACTTTTCCCAATACCTTCCTGCTTTATGCAAAGAAAAACGTATACATAAAAAAGTCCCGGATAAAAAATCCGAGACTTTGTTTTTGTATGGATAGGATTGTATTTACAGAACCTTATTCAGGAAATCCTGCGTTCTCTTATTCTGCGGATTGCCAAACACCTCTGCCGGTGTCCCCTGCTCCACGATATAGCCGCCATCCATGAAAATCACACGGTCAGCAACCTCTCTGGCAAAGCCCATTTCATGCGTTACTACAATCATGGTCATGCCATCCCTTGCAAGCTGCTTCATAACCTCCAGAACCTCGCCGACCATTTCGGGGTCAAGCGCGGAGGTAGGCTCGTCAAACAGCATAATATCGGGACTCATTGCCAAAGCTCGTGCAATGGCAACACGCTGCTGCTGTCCGCCGGAAAGATTGGGGGGATATTCCCCTGCCTTTTCCGCAAGACCGACTGTCGCCAGCAGGCGTTCCGCTGTTTGCTTTGCCTCCGCCTTTGTCAGCTTCTTTCTGTCCACAGGCGCAAGCATAATATTTTCCAAAACACTCAGATGAGGGAACAGATTAAACTGCTGAAATACCATGCCGATATTCTCTCTCACCTTATTGATATTGCATTTGGGATCTGTAATATCATTATCGTCAACAATAACAGTACCTGCAGTCGTTTCTTCCAGACGATTCAGGCAACGCAGAAATGTAGATTTGCCGGAACCGGAAGGACCAATCAGACAAACGACTTCCCCTTCCTTGACTTCCAGATCAATCCCCTTCAAAACCTCAAGGCTGCCAAAGCTTTTTTGCAATTTT
This genomic window contains:
- a CDS encoding amino acid ABC transporter ATP-binding protein, translated to MIKVKVEKLQKSFGSLEVLKGIDLEVKEGEVVCLIGPSGSGKSTFLRCLNRLEETTAGTVIVDDNDITDPKCNINKVRENIGMVFQQFNLFPHLSVLENIMLAPVDRKKLTKAEAKQTAERLLATVGLAEKAGEYPPNLSGGQQQRVAIARALAMSPDIMLFDEPTSALDPEMVGEVLEVMKQLARDGMTMIVVTHEMGFAREVADRVIFMDGGYIVEQGTPAEVFGNPQNKRTQDFLNKVL